One genomic window of Nocardioides daphniae includes the following:
- a CDS encoding histidinol-phosphate transaminase, which yields MTALSWPPLRDALVGDEPYGAPQLDVPVALNTNENPYGPSEAAAADIAEAVREAALGLNRYPDREFTALRHALTDYLNTDGGQGLTPDMVWAANGSNEVMMQILQAFGGPGRTAISFAPTYAMYPEYARNSLTEWVAGRREDDFSLDLEAARRMVEEVRPAVVLLPSPNNPTGTALPPEAVSVLCEAAGNGIVVIDEAYGEFRREGVPSALELIGTHRNLVVTRTMSKAFALAGARVGYLAARPEVVDAIRIVRLPYHLSAVTQAAALAALRHAPELLGKVDDLRAERDACVEWLRAQGLEVADSDANFVLFGRFADRHAVWQGLLDAGVLIRETGPEGWLRVSVGTPAEMAAFRDALTTVMADPSTTVKENR from the coding sequence GTGACCGCGCTCAGCTGGCCCCCGTTGCGCGACGCGCTGGTGGGGGACGAGCCCTACGGTGCGCCCCAGCTCGACGTGCCGGTGGCGCTGAACACCAACGAGAACCCGTACGGGCCCTCGGAGGCGGCTGCCGCTGACATCGCCGAGGCGGTGCGCGAGGCGGCCCTCGGGCTCAACCGCTACCCGGACCGCGAGTTCACCGCGCTGCGCCACGCGCTCACCGACTACCTCAACACCGACGGTGGCCAGGGCCTGACCCCTGACATGGTCTGGGCAGCCAACGGCTCCAACGAGGTCATGATGCAGATCCTGCAGGCCTTCGGTGGGCCCGGGCGCACGGCGATCTCGTTCGCCCCCACGTACGCGATGTACCCCGAGTACGCCCGCAACTCCCTCACCGAATGGGTCGCGGGGCGCCGCGAGGACGACTTCAGCCTCGACCTGGAGGCGGCTCGCCGGATGGTCGAGGAGGTCCGTCCGGCCGTCGTGCTACTGCCGAGCCCCAACAACCCGACCGGCACCGCCCTGCCCCCGGAGGCGGTCTCGGTGCTCTGCGAGGCCGCCGGCAACGGCATCGTGGTGATCGACGAGGCCTACGGCGAGTTCCGTCGCGAGGGCGTGCCGAGCGCGCTCGAGCTGATCGGCACCCACCGCAACCTGGTCGTCACCCGCACCATGTCGAAGGCCTTCGCCCTGGCCGGGGCCCGGGTGGGCTACCTGGCCGCCCGGCCCGAGGTCGTCGACGCGATCCGCATCGTGCGCCTGCCCTACCACCTCTCGGCCGTCACCCAGGCAGCAGCGCTGGCCGCCCTGCGGCACGCACCGGAGCTGCTCGGCAAGGTCGACGACCTGCGCGCCGAGCGCGACGCCTGCGTCGAGTGGCTGCGCGCGCAGGGGCTCGAGGTCGCCGACTCCGACGCCAACTTCGTCCTCTTCGGTCGGTTCGCCGACCGTCACGCCGTCTGGCAGGGCCTGCTCGACGCCGGCGTGCTGATCCGCGAGACCGGCCCCGAGGGCTGGTTGCGGGTCTCCGTCGGCACCCCGGCCGAGATGGCCGCCTTCCGCGACGCCCTCACCACCGTGATGGCCGACCCCTCCACCACCGTCAAGGAGAACCGATGA
- the hisH gene encoding imidazole glycerol phosphate synthase subunit HisH produces MSKPSVVVLDYGSGNLRSAVRAVERAGGEVTLTSDFQTALDADGLLVPGVGAYESCMKGLRAIKGDRIIGRRLSGGRPVMGICVGMQILFTKGVEHGVETDGCDEWPGTVERLQAPVVPHMGWNTVEVPEGSQLFAGAEDERFYFVHSYGVREWELVTNDRTAAPLVTWAEHGGDRFVAAVENGPLWATQFHPEKSGDAGATLLRNWVNTL; encoded by the coding sequence GTGAGCAAGCCGTCCGTCGTCGTCCTCGACTACGGGTCGGGCAACCTCCGCTCGGCCGTCCGGGCCGTCGAGCGCGCCGGGGGAGAGGTCACCCTGACCAGCGACTTCCAGACCGCCCTGGACGCCGACGGCCTGCTGGTGCCCGGAGTCGGGGCGTACGAGTCCTGCATGAAGGGCCTGCGCGCCATCAAGGGCGACCGCATCATCGGGCGTCGGCTCTCCGGGGGCCGACCGGTGATGGGCATCTGCGTGGGCATGCAGATTCTCTTCACGAAGGGCGTCGAGCACGGCGTCGAGACCGACGGCTGCGACGAGTGGCCCGGCACCGTCGAGCGCCTCCAGGCGCCCGTGGTGCCGCACATGGGCTGGAACACCGTCGAGGTGCCCGAGGGCAGCCAGCTCTTCGCCGGCGCCGAGGACGAGCGCTTCTACTTCGTGCACTCCTACGGCGTGCGGGAGTGGGAGCTAGTCACCAACGACCGCACCGCCGCGCCGCTGGTGACCTGGGCCGAGCACGGCGGGGACCGCTTCGTCGCCGCCGTGGAGAACGGCCCCCTCTGGGCGACGCAGTTCCACCCGGAGAAGTCCGGTGACGCGGGCGCCACGCTGCTGCGCAATTGGGTCAACACCCTCTGA
- the hisF gene encoding imidazole glycerol phosphate synthase subunit HisF: MSLAVRVIPCLDVDGGRVVKGVNFSELRDAGDPVELARLYDAEGADELTFLDISASHQGRATTMEIVSRTAEEVFIPLTVGGGVSSVEDVDRLLRAGADKVAMNTAAIRRPELISEVSDRFGSQVLVLSVDARRAAGTDSGFEVTTHGGRQSAGIDAIAWAARAAELGAGEILLNSMDADGTRDGFDLEIIRAVRREVNIPVIASGGAGELGHFSPAVDAGADAVLAASVFHFGTLRISDVKQALAADGHPVR; the protein is encoded by the coding sequence ATGAGCCTCGCGGTGCGTGTGATCCCGTGCCTCGACGTCGACGGTGGCCGCGTGGTCAAGGGCGTCAACTTCAGCGAGCTGCGCGACGCCGGTGACCCCGTCGAGCTGGCACGGCTGTACGACGCCGAGGGTGCCGACGAGCTGACCTTCCTTGACATCTCCGCCTCCCACCAGGGGCGGGCCACGACGATGGAGATCGTCTCCCGCACCGCCGAGGAGGTCTTCATCCCCCTCACCGTCGGTGGAGGGGTCTCCAGCGTGGAGGACGTCGACCGGCTGCTGCGGGCCGGTGCCGACAAGGTCGCCATGAACACGGCCGCGATCCGACGCCCCGAGCTGATCTCCGAGGTCTCCGACCGTTTCGGCAGCCAGGTGCTGGTGCTCTCGGTCGACGCGCGTCGTGCCGCCGGCACCGACTCGGGCTTCGAGGTGACCACCCACGGTGGTCGCCAGTCGGCCGGCATCGACGCGATCGCCTGGGCGGCCCGTGCGGCCGAGCTCGGCGCGGGGGAGATCCTGCTCAACTCGATGGATGCCGACGGCACCCGCGACGGCTTCGACCTCGAGATCATCCGGGCGGTGCGCCGCGAGGTGAACATCCCCGTGATCGCCTCCGGCGGCGCCGGCGAGCTCGGCCACTTCTCGCCGGCCGTCGACGCCGGTGCCGACGCGGTGCTGGCCGCCAGCGTCTTCCACTTCGGCACGCTGCGGATCTCCGACGTCAAGCAGGCCCTGGCGGCTGACGGGCACCCCGTCCGCTGA
- the priA gene encoding bifunctional 1-(5-phosphoribosyl)-5-((5-phosphoribosylamino)methylideneamino)imidazole-4-carboxamide isomerase/phosphoribosylanthranilate isomerase PriA, with amino-acid sequence MTNYLQLLPAVDISGGQAVQLSQGVEGTGGRYGNPVDAALRWQEAGAEWLHLVDLDAAFGKGDNFEIKSEIVRRLDIKVEMTGGIRDDESLRKALATGCERVNIGTAAIENPEWCARAIAEHGDRIAIALDVRGTTLAGRGWTSEGGDLYETLARLDAEGCARYVVTDVNKDGMLQGPNTELLRNVCAATDRPVIASGGISTIDDIAALAELVDLGVEGAIAGTALYEGRFTLQEALALTLPKGGRA; translated from the coding sequence ATGACGAACTACCTCCAGCTCCTCCCGGCCGTGGACATCTCCGGTGGCCAGGCCGTCCAGCTCTCCCAGGGGGTGGAGGGCACCGGCGGCCGGTACGGCAACCCGGTCGACGCCGCGCTGCGCTGGCAGGAGGCCGGCGCCGAGTGGCTGCACCTGGTCGACCTCGACGCCGCCTTCGGCAAGGGTGACAACTTCGAGATCAAGTCCGAGATCGTGCGCCGGCTCGACATCAAGGTCGAGATGACCGGCGGCATCCGCGACGACGAGTCGCTGCGCAAGGCGCTCGCCACCGGCTGCGAGCGGGTCAACATCGGCACCGCCGCGATCGAGAACCCCGAGTGGTGCGCCCGCGCCATCGCCGAGCACGGCGACCGGATCGCGATCGCCCTCGACGTGCGCGGCACCACACTGGCCGGGCGCGGCTGGACGTCGGAGGGTGGCGACCTCTACGAGACGCTGGCCCGCCTCGACGCGGAGGGCTGTGCCCGCTACGTCGTCACCGACGTCAACAAGGACGGCATGCTCCAGGGCCCGAACACCGAGCTGCTGCGCAACGTCTGCGCCGCCACCGACCGCCCGGTCATCGCCTCGGGCGGCATCTCCACCATCGACGACATCGCCGCCCTGGCCGAGCTGGTCGACCTCGGGGTCGAGGGTGCGATCGCCGGCACGGCGCTCTACGAGGGTCGGTTCACCCTCCAGGAGGCGCTCGCCCTCACCCTCCCGAAGGGGGGACGGGCATGA
- the hisB gene encoding imidazoleglycerol-phosphate dehydratase HisB yields the protein MSRTARIERRTKESSVLVEVNIDGTGRTDVSTGVGFFDHMLDAFGRHSLVDLTVKTEGDTHIDAHHTVEDTAIILGQALRQALGDKKGIRRFGDATVPLDEALVQGVVDLSGRPYCVHTGEPEGQIYVAIGGDYQGSLTRHVFESISFHAQIALHVRVLAGRDPHHLVEAQFKAFARAFRDAAAIDPRETGVPSTKGTLEGDGVESGSAAAGAPA from the coding sequence ATGAGCCGCACCGCCCGGATCGAGCGTCGTACCAAGGAGTCCTCGGTCCTCGTCGAGGTGAACATCGACGGCACCGGCCGCACCGACGTGTCCACCGGGGTCGGCTTCTTCGACCACATGCTCGACGCCTTCGGTCGCCACTCGCTGGTCGACCTGACCGTGAAGACCGAGGGTGACACCCACATCGACGCGCACCACACCGTCGAGGACACCGCGATCATCCTCGGCCAGGCGCTGCGCCAGGCCCTCGGTGACAAGAAGGGCATCCGTCGCTTCGGCGACGCGACCGTGCCGCTCGACGAGGCGCTCGTCCAGGGCGTCGTCGACCTCTCCGGCCGTCCCTACTGCGTCCACACCGGCGAGCCCGAGGGCCAGATCTACGTGGCGATCGGTGGCGACTACCAGGGCTCGCTGACCCGTCACGTCTTCGAGTCGATCTCCTTCCACGCCCAGATCGCGCTGCACGTGCGCGTGCTCGCCGGACGCGACCCGCACCACCTGGTCGAGGCGCAGTTCAAGGCCTTCGCCCGGGCGTTCCGCGACGCCGCTGCCATCGACCCGCGCGAGACGGGCGTCCCCTCGACCAAGGGCACCCTGGAGGGTGACGGCGTGGAGAGCGGATCCGCAGCGGCAGGGGCGCCGGCGTGA
- the hisD gene encoding histidinol dehydrogenase yields MIRRIDLREASPSIDYRTSVPRAEFDVEAATHAVKPIIEAVRTRGVDAIREYGLQFDGVDVAEIRVPTEALGEALADLDPGVRAGLEEAIRRLRLTCAAELEQDVTTELAPGATVTHRKVPVDRVGLYVPGGLAPLVSSVVMNVVPAQVAGVGSIALASPPQKHNGGLPESTILAACALLGVDEVYAVGGAQAIAMFAHGAGPCAKVDLVTGPGNIYVAAAKRELRGVVGIDSEAGPTEIAILADDSADASFVAADLISQAEHDPMAASVLVTDSPVLADAVVAALEVQVAATKHVERIRTALQGQQSGIVLVRDVDQGLDVVNAYAAEHLEIHTRDAAAVAARVRNAGAIFVGSWAPVSLGDYCAGSNHVLPTAGCACHSSGLSVRAFTKSVHVIDYSREALAEVADHVVTLAGAEDLPGHGQAVQVRFAGDGE; encoded by the coding sequence ATGATTCGCCGCATCGACCTCCGTGAGGCCTCGCCCTCCATCGACTACCGCACGAGCGTGCCCCGTGCCGAGTTCGACGTCGAGGCGGCCACGCATGCGGTGAAGCCGATCATCGAGGCGGTCCGCACCCGTGGTGTCGACGCCATCCGGGAGTACGGACTCCAGTTCGACGGCGTCGACGTGGCCGAGATCCGGGTCCCGACCGAGGCGCTGGGTGAGGCGCTCGCCGACCTCGACCCCGGCGTACGTGCCGGTCTGGAGGAGGCCATCCGTCGTCTGCGCCTCACCTGCGCCGCCGAGCTCGAGCAGGACGTCACCACCGAGCTGGCCCCCGGTGCCACGGTGACCCACCGCAAGGTGCCCGTCGACCGTGTCGGCCTCTACGTCCCCGGTGGCCTCGCGCCGCTGGTGAGCAGCGTCGTGATGAACGTCGTCCCCGCCCAGGTCGCCGGCGTCGGCTCGATCGCCCTGGCCAGCCCGCCCCAGAAGCACAACGGTGGACTGCCCGAGTCCACGATCCTGGCCGCCTGCGCACTGCTCGGCGTCGACGAGGTCTACGCGGTCGGGGGCGCGCAGGCCATCGCCATGTTCGCCCACGGCGCGGGTCCCTGCGCCAAGGTCGACCTGGTCACCGGCCCGGGCAACATCTACGTCGCCGCCGCCAAGCGCGAGCTGCGCGGCGTCGTCGGCATCGACTCCGAGGCCGGCCCGACCGAGATCGCGATCCTGGCCGACGACTCCGCCGACGCGTCCTTCGTGGCGGCCGACCTGATCTCCCAGGCCGAGCACGACCCGATGGCTGCCTCGGTGCTGGTGACCGACTCCCCGGTGCTGGCCGACGCCGTCGTCGCGGCCCTCGAGGTGCAGGTGGCCGCGACCAAGCACGTCGAGCGGATCCGGACGGCCCTGCAGGGCCAGCAGTCCGGCATCGTGCTGGTGCGCGACGTCGACCAGGGGCTTGACGTCGTCAACGCCTACGCCGCCGAGCACCTCGAGATCCACACGCGTGACGCCGCGGCCGTGGCCGCCCGCGTGCGCAACGCCGGCGCGATCTTCGTCGGCTCCTGGGCGCCGGTCTCCCTGGGCGACTACTGCGCAGGCTCCAACCACGTGCTTCCCACGGCTGGCTGCGCCTGCCACTCCTCGGGCCTGTCGGTGCGCGCCTTCACCAAGTCGGTGCACGTCATCGACTACTCGCGCGAGGCCCTGGCCGAGGTGGCCGACCACGTCGTCACCCTGGCTGGAGCCGAGGACCTCCCGGGCCACGGCCAGGCCGTGCAGGTGCGGTTCGCGGGTGACGGGGAGTGA